CGCAAAGCTCATGGTAATAATCCGCATTTAGAGAATTTGCATGAATCAGAAGAATGTGTGAAATATCTCTTCCGAACAGGGATTGTGCCTGTTCCTCCCAGTATAAGAGTTTCTCTTTCATATAGCGGATATATTCTTCGCCCACATATTTCATAAGAGCTACATTATTATCGAGCCGGACTTTTTCATAAGCAGCGGCAAAGATCCACTCGGAATTATCAACCGACACCGGTGCAACTGTGTATCCGCTCTCTTTAAGGAAAGATTCAATCCGGTTTTTTGTTTCAAGGGAAGTGCCTGTATGAAGAAACGGGTGTCTGAAGAACCGGAGTTGTTTACCGCGCTGGTTCATCAACTTTCGCGTTACAATTTCACCGCGCTTAATATTTTCGATGAATTCTTCCGGCGGAATCCGGTTAGCGCTTTGATGACCGTATGTATGGTTGCCAAGCTCAAATCCGGCATCGAGCCATTTTGTTAGTAATCCGGTCTTGGAGCTATCGGGACTGCCGTCTGTATAAAGTTTATCCTCATTTACAAATCCAATAACAGGGGCTCCCTGCCGGACAAGCTGATTTAACAGCCTGTCTGTTAAATCCCCGTATTCCTTCCTGTCATAATGAATGATACGATTTAAAGGAAGGTCGTCTATTGTAATCGCGATATTTTTTGTCTGGCCGGATGTTGTTAAAGTATAAAGCAGAGACAGGAATAGAAATTTATTCATTGTTTGTATCCCCCCGATTTATTTTGTGTTGTTATGATAAAATAGAATTAATTTGAACGGTATGAAATTTTTCCTCCAACAATAGTGAATAGCACGTCAGTACTCAAAATATCGTTATCAGAACAGGTTAGAAGATTTTTCGAAAGCACAACAATATCGGCAAGCTTGCCGATAGATAAAGAGCCTTTTAAATTTTCTTCGAAAGATGTAAAGGCCCCGTTTATCGTATATGATTTCAAAGCTTCAAGGCGCGACATTTTCTGATCCGGATAAAACTCATCACCACCGGAAGATTTTCTTGTAACGGCAGAATAGAAACATTTTATAGGATCAACATCTTCAACGGGCGCATCTGTCCCGTTGCATATACGCGCACCACTATCTATCAGTTTTTTCCACACATAAGCGCCCTCGGCAGCGCGGACATCGCCGATTCTTTCGGGAACGAACGTTGCATCGGAGGTGCAGTGAACGCTCTGCATCGCCGGAATTACCCCAAGCTCTGCAAATCTCGGAATATCAGCTTCCGAAAGATGCTGCGCGTGTTCAATGCACCAGCGTAAATCCTTTTTATTCGGATGTTTTGAAAAAGCATCTTCATAAATATTTAGAACCTCGCGGTTGCCGCGGTCTCCAATGGCGTGAATCCGCATTTGAAAACCGTTTTGAATAGCGAGCTCGGAAACTTTTTTAAGAGTTTCAATTGGCGTAACATTGGATCCCGAGTGGGTTTGCAGATCCGTATACGGCTCAATCATCCATGCGCCGCGGGAACCGAGCGCCCCGTCGACATACTGCTTTATTGAACGGACGGTTAGAAAATTATTTGCATATCCGATCAGTTTGTAGTTGTTCAATTTTTCTTTCATATTGTCGTATGAGTCGCCGATCATAATATTAAGCCGAAGCATAAGTTTATTAGAATCGGCCTGTTCCTTAATAAGATCAATAAGTTCGAAAGTTTCGCCGGCATCGTGAAAAGACGTTATTCCCTTTCGGAGAGATTCTTCCGAGGCAAGACGGATCTGGCTTATATAATCGTTCCGTATTTCCGCCGGTGTTCTGCTGTTAAAATAATCGTTGTAAAGATTAGCGATCAGGTTTTCGGCGTTTTCTTCAAAAACCCCAACGGGAACCCCCAATGAATCACGAATAATTGTACCTCCAACCGGATCTGGTGTCGATTTGGAAATTCCGGCGAGATCCATTGCTTTCCGGTTTGCAAATATTGCGTGTCCGCTCGCGTGGGAAAGCATAACGGGATTGTTCGGAGAAGCTTTGCTTAATTGTTCATGAACGGGATATCCATGAACGTTCGGGAAAGGAACCGGATCAAATTTTTCCTGGTGCCAACCTCTTCCCAGGATCCATTCACCGGGCCTTGCCGTCTCGCAGGCCTTAGCTACAATTGCAATAACTTCATCCCAGTTCTTAGCATTCCTCAAATCCAGTATTTGTTTCGATTTCCCAAGTCCCAGAAAATGCGCATGACTTTCAATAAATCCCGGCATCACAAATTTTCCTTGGAGATCAATCACCTCAGTTGAATCGCCGGTGTAATATTCGACCTCGTCGGATGATCCGACAAACAAAATGCTTCCGTTTTTAATCGCGATTGCTTCCGCAGACGGAATGGATTCATCCATGGTCGCAATAATTCCGTTTGTAAGTACCAGGTCCGCAGCTTCTTTCACTTCTTTTCCTCCGCAACTTTGAAAAAAGGTTAGCAAAACGAGACTAACTAAAACAGGGAAAAACTTACTTTGTAATTTCATCATTACATTCCCGAATTTGTCTTAAATCAATTTATTAATATCTGAATTCAACGGCTACCTCGAAGATATAATCATCTCTGGATAAAGCGGGTATTTTTTTAATCCGATCGTAATCAATTAAAATTTTTGAATCCCCAAAAAAGTAATAAGCAATTCCGGCAATAAATCTTTCGGACTCTCTCAAAATATTTTGCGCCCCGGATGAAAAATAATCGTATCGACCGATCAGACTTAGTTTTGTCCCGGGTATATTGAAATCGGCAAAAAATGAGTATCCTTTATTTGAGGGGGGCTTACCGGATTGATCGAGTCGGCTGCCGTCTTCAAATCCTTTACCCGTATAATAAATCGCAGTGGCATCAAAAAGTCTGCTTTCATACGAGATTATCCCCGCGGCAACACTGTGTTCCGGGGAGGAAGCAATGTTTCCTTTTCCGTAAGTTCCGGCAAAACTTAATTGAAGGCCCGGCAGATAATCCGGAACCGGGCGAAGCGACAGCCTGCCGTCTAAAGTTTTGTTTTCATTTTTTTCGATAGCGTGATAACCGCCTCCGTTATAAATCCCGACGGCAATACTTCCGTATTTTCCGGGAAAGTTGTTACTTACATTTTTTTGATATTCTTCGCTCAGTTCTCCCCCGAGGAGGGAAACAAACCCTATTCCGTAATCAGCCGAACTTAGCAATCCGTATCTTTCAAGGAACATAGTGCCCTGAACACGGTAGCGGTTGATCGACTGCTCAAAATCGATCCAGGGACGGCTGACCAATCCGAATTCAAGGTAAGGCTTATGAAAAAAACTTCCGCCTTCAAACTGGTAGCGCAGGAAACCGTATTTAAGACGAATCTCGATGTCTCCCTCGCCATCACCTTCCCGGTCAACCACCACATCCTGTGTAATTCTTGCCGAGAACCGGTCGTCGAACTTTTTCTGGAAAGTAATATATCCCCGTTTAAGAAGGAATTCGTTGTCGGTTATGTTATTGAATCTTCCGCTCTGATAGGAGATGAACCATTGACCCGAGAATTTTATATCGTTAAAAAATTTTTTAATTAAATCCTCGAATCCGTTCTCTTCGGACTGTGCCGAAAGAGAAAGAGCTGAAAGCAGATTTAAGATTAACAAAAAAACTATCGTTCTTTTTTTCATTCAATCCCGCCAATCTATTTTCTGTTTACTAAAATTACACCGCCGATAATTATCAAACCGCTTACAAAAGTTAATAAACTTATTTCTTCATTTAAAAAAATCCACGCGGTAAATACTGTGACGAAAGGCTCCAGATAAAGAAAGGCCCCGACTTTAGAAGCCGGCATTCGGCTTAGTGATTCCGCCCAAAAAACATATGCAATTCCGGAGCATAAAAGACCGAGAAACAAAATAGAAGTCCAACCGGCAGCCGTTAGATTAATAAGAGCTGAAATATTCTCCGCGGTTAATGCAAAGGGCACAACTATTATTGACATCATTATAAACAAAAACAGGATTGTCATAATCGGAGAGTATTCAATTGTAATCCTTTTTCCAACAAGGGAATAGACGCTCCATGTAAAAGAACTCATCAGAACTAGCAAATCACCTTTGTTTGATATCAGATCGATCGAGGTAACATCACCCTTACCGACAAGCAATAGAAGACCGCCGAATGCCACCAGTATACCGAAAATCTGAATAGGGGAGATTCTTTCCTTGAAAAATAAAAATCCCAGTAGAACCATAAAGACCGGGGTAATCCCGATAATCCAGCCGGTATTGGAAGCGGAAGTATATTGAAGCCCGGTAACCTGAATCCATAGATGAAACGATGCAATTAATGAAAGTATGAATATCCGGCCGTGATTTTTAAGATTAACAGAAAAATTTTTTTTCTGATGTATGGCGATCGAAGCCAGAAGGCTTATAGCAAGAACCTGTCTTAAAAATATTATAAGCAGCGGCTCGAGTTCTTCAAGCGCCTGTTTTGTGGCAATGAAAGAAGCGCCCCAAAATATTACGGAAACAATCGGCTTCCAGTATTCTACTAAAAAACCGGCGGTCGCGGTTCTGTTTGGTTTTTGTTTGTCTAAACTCACGGCAAAAATTAACAATTTCTTTCTTAAACATTCAAAGCAGATACCCGCTTGAAATTAACTATTCGGGGTTTTTTAAGTTGCTTTCTGAAGGAAAATAAAATTATCTTTGATTTGATTCATAAAAAAAGTTCATATTATAAACCGGGGCGGAACCTGCTGATGGGCATCGAAATAAAAGAAGTAAAATCGAAATCAGATCTAAAAAAATTCATAACATTTCCCTATAAACACTATTCGAGCAATAAATTCTGGGTACCGCCTCTCTTAATGGATGAAAATAAAAATCTGGATGCCGATAAAAATCCGGCATTCGATTTCTGTGAAGCATCCTACTGGCTTGCATTTAAAGACGGACGTGTTGCAGGCAGAATAGCCGGAATTATTAATAACCGGTACAATGAAAAAGTCGGAAAGAAAATTGCAAGATTCGGTTATGTAGAGTTTATTGACGACAGCGAAGTTTCAACTCAACTTTTTAAAACAGCGGAGGAGTGGGCGAAGAATAAAAACGCAGAAGCAATTCACGGACCGCTCGGCTTTACCGACATGGATCCGGAAGGGATGTTAATTGAAGGGTTTGAAGAGCTTCCGACAATCGCGACCATTTATAATTTTCCATATTACCCGGCCCACATAGAAAAACTTGGTTATCAAAAAGATATAGATTGGATGGAGTACGAACTCGTTCCCCCGAAAGAAATTCCCGAAAAGGTTGAGAGAATTGCAAAAGCAGTTCTTGAAAGATACCGTCTCCGAATGCTTGAAGTAAAAAAAGCCAAAGATCTTCTACCTTACGCCCATGAAATATTCCACGTTCTAAATGATGCGTATAAAGATATTTACGGATTCGTTCCGCTAACCGAAAAGCAGATCGATCTATATGTAAAACAATATTTCGGTTTCATAAAGCCGGGATTTGTGCCGGTTGTGGTAAATGAAAAGAATGAAGTTGTTGCATTCGGAATTACAATGCCCTCGTTATCCAAGGCATTTCAGAAAGCAAAGGGAAAATTGTTTCCGTTCGGATTGTTCTACATTTTAAAAGCATTGAGAAAAAACGACCGCGTTGATCTGTACCTTACCGGAGTACGGCCGGATTATCAGGATAAAGGAGTTAACGCAATAATGATGTATGAAATCAACAAAATCTATATTGCCAACAACATTTCTAAAGCAGAATCTAATCCCGAACTGGAAACCAATACCAAGGTTCAAGCACAGTGGCGTCATTATCAGGGAAGGCAGCACAAAAGACGAAGATGCTATATCAAGCATTTTTAAATACGAAACAATCAGTTAAAAAATAATTTAAAATAAATTACCCCGGCCGGAGGTTATCTCTTATTTCCCGTAACGCTTTTTCTAGACACCACCTTTTTTTCCGATGAAATATTTATCGTCGACTTTAAATCTTCGGGAAATGAATCCCCATCATAAATAATTTTTTCCAGAAAGAGCCCGGACGGAGGAGCTGTATATTTTGCCGGAGTGGGCGACGCGTGTTCTAAAAAATATTTTATGTCGTTATGTGTAAGCTTGCCCCTTCCAACTTCAACGAGAGCACCAACCATTCGCCGGACCTGTTTCCACAGGAAATGCGATCCGGTTATTCTTATCAATATTAAGTCTCCCTCTTCTTTCACCTGAACGCTTTCGATAAGAACTTTTGTCGACTTCTCTTCGTCGTCTTTATCGGCAAAAGAGACAAAATCGTGCATTCCGACAAACAATTGTGAAGCGTTATTCATCTTCTCAAAATTAAGTTGATCTTTAATCCACCAGACAAAGTTCTTGCCGAATGAAGTTCTTCTTCTGGCCACCTGATAGAGATATATTCTGCTTTTCGCATCGTACCGGGCATGGAATTTAGGATCCGTTTTTTCTACCTCAAGCAAATTGATGTCCGCCGGTAGTTCATCATTGATTTTAATCCTGATTATTTCCGGGGCGAGCATTGTTTTTACGTCGAGGTGAGCAATCTGCCGTAGCGCATGAACGCCGGCGTCGGTCCGTCCCGAACCGTAGATTTCAATCCGCTCCCCTTTAAAAACAATTCCGGCAGCCTCATAGAGTTTACCCTGAACGGATTTCGAGTTTTTCTGCATTTGCCACCCGCTATAGCGGGTTCCTTCGTATTCGATATAAAGTTTAAATCGTGCCATAATTATTTTGTAGTAAAATGCCAGAGCGGTCCGGTTACAATAGAACCGTCTGTTAATACTTCGTCGATTCTCCAGTAATAAGTGGAGTTTGGTTCAAGCATTGGAGTATCAAAAAAATTCTCATTTTGATTTCTGATAAAAATTGGTTCACCGGGTGCATGAGTCCCGGTTTTTAATTTTTCCCCCCTCTTTAATGCCTGCGGATAAATAGATTTCCAGAAATGCACATTAAAGGAAACTGAATTACGCGAAGGGAGCCACTTCAATTTTGCTGACAAGTCGATTTTATACAAGCCGTTTCTTGGTGCCGGCAAAGATATGAAGGAAAGAACCGGCGTCATTTCATTTTCGGGATCCCATTTATTATCAAATGTCCATTTCGCATCGATCGTTTCAGGGGCGGGCTGATTCTCAGCTTCAAAAAGATTGTCCCCGAACCAGTCATAATCGCCGCCAATACGGCTGCAGTTATAAAAATAATGACGCGCCCCCCATATCCATGTCTTAGCATTCGGCGAGACAGGCCAGTAGATTGGAATATCGGCCATGTTTCCGGAGAAGACGCAATCGAGCAGATAAAACTGAGCGTCACGGTGATGCCTTCCGAGCGGAAATCCGGGAACACCGTCGAAGAATGAATAGCGGATAACAAATTTTTGATCTTTATTCTCTGAACCGTTGTGCCAGAGCGATGCCGATAAATTGTGACCGTAAAACCTGCTGTCGGTTACGTAACACCAGCCCTGCGGACAAACGTAATCGACCCAGCCTTCGAAGTAACAATTATTGTGATAATACATTCCGTTCGGATGCCAGAGGGCAACCGTATCTCCGCCATCGGCAATTATATTGCAGTTGATAAAAATTATTTTTGTACCCCACCCGCGGATGGCAAACTGGTGATCGTGATCGCCGTATAGCGAACCGTAATTATTGTGAACAGTAATGTTTGCTAGCGTGAATCCGGTAACCGCAGAATCAATATTAATGGTACCCGAACCCCAGTCGGTTCTATCTTTCCCGGATAGCCAGTTTTTCCGAAGTTCCGCAAATACAATTCTAGTGCTGTCGCGGTCTTCTCCAACAATCGCAATGTTGCTTTTTGTTATGAACAATTTTTCGTTATAAGTACCGTTCTTTACGAGGATGACGAATGTTTTGATGTTCTGCGCAGGAGCAGAGTTAAGCGCCTCTGTTACTGTTCTGAAATTACCTTTCCCGTCTTTTGAAACAATTATATCTGCACGTTCGTTTGAATAAACAAAATTAAAGCAAGCGGAAACACCAATTAAGATCAGTATTAGTAGGGTGTTTTTATAGAGCTGAGAAATCATCAACAACCCTTATTTATTTGATAGTTAAAATAACGATCCATATCTTAAAATTACATATTAGAGAAAGGAAATGTGTTATGGGTAAATACGATCCGCGGGTTGATGCTTATATTGCTAAGTCGCAGGAATTTAGCAGACCGATTTTAGAGCACCTCAGAGTACTTGTACATAAAGCTTGTCCCGAAGTTGAAGAAACCGTGAAATGGGGCTTTCCTCATTTCGATTATAAGGGGATGATGTGCAGCATGGCTTCATTCAAGCAGCATTGCGCGTTCAGTTTCTGGAAGGCCTCTCTTATGAAAGATAAAAAGCTGGTTGAAAACGCAAGGTCGGAATCTTCAATGGGGCACCTGGGCAGAATCACCTCGCTTAAAGATTTGCCGAAGGATAAAATTCTGATTTCGTATATAAAAGAGGCGAAAAAACTTAATGATGAAGATGTAAAACTTCCCCCGAGGAAATCGATTCAGTCAAAAAAAGAAATTGCTGTGCCCGATTATTTTATAAGAGCCCTAAAGAAAAAAAGATCCGCAATAAAGAACTTCGGAGATTTCAGCCCATCTCATAAAAAAGAATATATTGAATGGATAACCGAGGCAAAAACCGAAGAAACACGCAGCAAAAGAATATCAACCGCGGTAGATTGGA
This Melioribacteraceae bacterium DNA region includes the following protein-coding sequences:
- a CDS encoding polysaccharide deacetylase family protein, with translation MNKFLFLSLLYTLTTSGQTKNIAITIDDLPLNRIIHYDRKEYGDLTDRLLNQLVRQGAPVIGFVNEDKLYTDGSPDSSKTGLLTKWLDAGFELGNHTYGHQSANRIPPEEFIENIKRGEIVTRKLMNQRGKQLRFFRHPFLHTGTSLETKNRIESFLKESGYTVAPVSVDNSEWIFAAAYEKVRLDNNVALMKYVGEEYIRYMKEKLLYWEEQAQSLFGRDISHILLIHANSLNADYYHELCEMIRSLNYKFISLEEALKDPAYETADRFIKNNGISWIHRWAITAGKKRDFFGNEPTTPQSILDLAGIESE
- a CDS encoding amidohydrolase, which codes for MKEAADLVLTNGIIATMDESIPSAEAIAIKNGSILFVGSSDEVEYYTGDSTEVIDLQGKFVMPGFIESHAHFLGLGKSKQILDLRNAKNWDEVIAIVAKACETARPGEWILGRGWHQEKFDPVPFPNVHGYPVHEQLSKASPNNPVMLSHASGHAIFANRKAMDLAGISKSTPDPVGGTIIRDSLGVPVGVFEENAENLIANLYNDYFNSRTPAEIRNDYISQIRLASEESLRKGITSFHDAGETFELIDLIKEQADSNKLMLRLNIMIGDSYDNMKEKLNNYKLIGYANNFLTVRSIKQYVDGALGSRGAWMIEPYTDLQTHSGSNVTPIETLKKVSELAIQNGFQMRIHAIGDRGNREVLNIYEDAFSKHPNKKDLRWCIEHAQHLSEADIPRFAELGVIPAMQSVHCTSDATFVPERIGDVRAAEGAYVWKKLIDSGARICNGTDAPVEDVDPIKCFYSAVTRKSSGGDEFYPDQKMSRLEALKSYTINGAFTSFEENLKGSLSIGKLADIVVLSKNLLTCSDNDILSTDVLFTIVGGKISYRSN
- a CDS encoding DMT family transporter → MSLDKQKPNRTATAGFLVEYWKPIVSVIFWGASFIATKQALEELEPLLIIFLRQVLAISLLASIAIHQKKNFSVNLKNHGRIFILSLIASFHLWIQVTGLQYTSASNTGWIIGITPVFMVLLGFLFFKERISPIQIFGILVAFGGLLLLVGKGDVTSIDLISNKGDLLVLMSSFTWSVYSLVGKRITIEYSPIMTILFLFIMMSIIVVPFALTAENISALINLTAAGWTSILFLGLLCSGIAYVFWAESLSRMPASKVGAFLYLEPFVTVFTAWIFLNEEISLLTFVSGLIIIGGVILVNRK
- the truA gene encoding tRNA pseudouridine(38-40) synthase TruA, translating into MARFKLYIEYEGTRYSGWQMQKNSKSVQGKLYEAAGIVFKGERIEIYGSGRTDAGVHALRQIAHLDVKTMLAPEIIRIKINDELPADINLLEVEKTDPKFHARYDAKSRIYLYQVARRRTSFGKNFVWWIKDQLNFEKMNNASQLFVGMHDFVSFADKDDEEKSTKVLIESVQVKEEGDLILIRITGSHFLWKQVRRMVGALVEVGRGKLTHNDIKYFLEHASPTPAKYTAPPSGLFLEKIIYDGDSFPEDLKSTINISSEKKVVSRKSVTGNKR
- a CDS encoding pectinesterase family protein; this encodes MISQLYKNTLLILILIGVSACFNFVYSNERADIIVSKDGKGNFRTVTEALNSAPAQNIKTFVILVKNGTYNEKLFITKSNIAIVGEDRDSTRIVFAELRKNWLSGKDRTDWGSGTINIDSAVTGFTLANITVHNNYGSLYGDHDHQFAIRGWGTKIIFINCNIIADGGDTVALWHPNGMYYHNNCYFEGWVDYVCPQGWCYVTDSRFYGHNLSASLWHNGSENKDQKFVIRYSFFDGVPGFPLGRHHRDAQFYLLDCVFSGNMADIPIYWPVSPNAKTWIWGARHYFYNCSRIGGDYDWFGDNLFEAENQPAPETIDAKWTFDNKWDPENEMTPVLSFISLPAPRNGLYKIDLSAKLKWLPSRNSVSFNVHFWKSIYPQALKRGEKLKTGTHAPGEPIFIRNQNENFFDTPMLEPNSTYYWRIDEVLTDGSIVTGPLWHFTTK
- a CDS encoding YdeI/OmpD-associated family protein; this encodes MGKYDPRVDAYIAKSQEFSRPILEHLRVLVHKACPEVEETVKWGFPHFDYKGMMCSMASFKQHCAFSFWKASLMKDKKLVENARSESSMGHLGRITSLKDLPKDKILISYIKEAKKLNDEDVKLPPRKSIQSKKEIAVPDYFIRALKKKRSAIKNFGDFSPSHKKEYIEWITEAKTEETRSKRISTAVDWIAGGKPRNWKYMEK